Sequence from the Terriglobia bacterium genome:
GTCGGTGCGCAAGACAGGGACTGCGGGATCTAGTGGCTCGGGAGCAGACATCAGTACAGTCGGGCCACCCTGAGCCAGTACTGCGGGAGGAAGGACCAACACCGAACCGATCAGCGACAACAAGCCTGTCAAAACCGCAGAAGAGAGAAACGCTCGAGAACGCATAGGCCTCTGGAAAATCCCCAAAGATTGCAGCCTTGCAGCACGTATAGCTGAGGCACTGACTGCTGTGGGTCAAGCAGATGCCATGGCTGGTTCTCAAGTTGCAATAATTTTGAGGCCTAGTTTTCCACAAGCTCGACTTCATCCTTTATATAGGTCCTTGCTTTCTGGCCGAGCTGGTTTCCGGGCCTTACGTACCGATCTTTTGGCCGATGACCTCCCCCGAGACGATGATTTCGACCCGCCGATTAAGCTGACGTCCCGCTGGCGTCGCGTTGTCCGCTACCGGCTGTGTCTTGCCGAATCCTTTTGCGGTAACGCTCATATCAAGCAAGTTCTGGCTGATTAGATAATCCCGGACCGCGGAAGCTCGCTGCTCTGACAGTTTTTGGTTGAATTCGTCGCTCCCTACGCTGTCTGTATGGCCCTCAATGTCGAGCGTTAGTCCCGGATGTGCGAGGACAATGCCGGATAGCTTTGCGAGTTTCTCTCGCGCCTCAGGACGCAAGTTGAACTTGCCGGTGTCAAAGAGAACGTCTCCAAGATTGACGACAAGTCCTCGTGGCGTATCACGGGTCTCTAAGATGCGGTTAAACTGCTCGAGGAGCTGTGCTCGTAGCTGCTCGGCAGCCCTGCGATTCCTCTCGGCCTCGGCCTGCGCTGCCTGTTCCTTCACTCGCAAGACTTCTTCCTTTGCGGCTGCGAGTTCGGCCTGTCGCTGTGCTTCTTCGTCGGCCTTACGCTTTGCTTCGGCCGCTTCCTGTGCGGCCTTGGCTTCGGCTTCTGCCTTAGCTTTAGCGGCGGCTTCGTCGCGTTCGCTCGCGATGCGTTCCTCCTCCTGTTTCTGGACAGCAAGAGCGCGGGCGTCTTCGGCGAACTGAATCGTCTGCCGAGCCGTAGAAACGATAGTGCTTCTTTCCGCCTTGTTCTCCAGATACCTCTCGGTCATCTGCAGACCGCCTTCGGCCTTCGAGAGGATGTCTGGGGCGTACTTGTCAGCCGAGTTTGATTTTGCGATGTCGACAGCATTCCGTGCTTCATAGACCTCAAGAGGAATGCGCTGAGTGTCCGGGATTAACGCAAGTGGATTGCCGAGTTTTTGATACTGGGCACGCTTCATCAATTTGTATTCACTGACCGGAAATATCTTTCCCTTAGTGTCCTTTCTGATCTCGCTCTGAAGAACCACCATCTCGCTCGGCATTCGAACGGCGAAGTAGGGTTCGGCGGTGATAATAAGGGAAAAGGTCTGCGCTGGAGAGGTGACCTTGACGCTGCCTTCTTGTTTCGAGTTCAAGAGGATCTCTCCGGAGTTTCCGGTTCGTCCCTCAGGCGTAACAATCCAGAGAACATATGTCAGGAATTCCGCCCCGAGCTTGGAGGGAGGCGCGAGGTCCTTCACCCAAACCTGAATGGTGGAAGACGCCGCCTTATCTTTGATTTCGACCTTTGCTTCGCCGCGCGCCTGCGGCATCAAGTCGGTGCCTTTCAGGTCAACCTTTGTTCCACTCTCACCAACCTGATAACCGATAGCCGCCACCGACCTGGTAGTCAGCTGAGAGTCGCTGGGTTCTTGTTGCGTCTGTGCTGCCGCAGACGTGATGGCAAGGAAGACTAAGACAGCAGAAACAAGAAGGGAAGGAGTGCGTTTCATGGCGAATATCCTATCGTCGAGACCTGCCGTCGCGAAGGCAACGGCAGGTCCGGCCAATTCTCGCGTCTCGCGTTAGTCGATGATGACTAACGCGAGGCAGTGGGGTCATTGCTGGTTTGTGGATACCGAGACCTTGGCGACAGGCCATTGATCGTTAGTCGGTTGCCAGCTGTTGTCAGGGTTGTAGAGGTCGATGTCGGCAAACGCCTTCAACGTGTCAGGGCCAAGATCCTTCTGGTAGACGAGTCCATCGTGGCTCACCATGAAGGTCTTGATACCTGTGACTCCATACTCAGCGGGCGCGGCAATCAGGGCAAATCCCCCAATCATGACTCCGTCGATGACGAAATCGATTCGGCCCAAGGGTGCTGCGGGTCCTTGCCCTTTCAATATCTTGAAGAAGTAGCCATGATACGGAGATTTCTTTTCCAAAGAGTACCCTTCCGTGATGGCACGAGCAATCGCTTCGCTGATTGGACCTGCTGGGGTACCATCCGCATTCTGCCAAAACAGTCCGTCCTGCTTGCCGGGGCTGCTGATGATTTTCTGGGCATATTGATGTACGCCATCGTGAGGCTGGGTAGCGTATTCCTTTTGCGCATCAACGTAACCTCGGCAAATTGCGATGGCATCGAGTTCATTGGCTCCAATTCGGCGCTGCAGTATTTCTTCACGCCCGCTTTGCGAATCGAAGTACCACTTTCCCTTGTATTTGACGATTGGAATCGGCAGCGGCCATTCGTCATCTCCAACCAGCAGAATCGCTTTGTTTTTGTGTTTCTCGAAGGATTTCTTTTCATTTGCCTTGGCGATGAAATCGGAGATTCTCTTTTTGTCCTGAACCTCGTCGCCGGTAGAAACAATGTCGTTGCCGTCTGGACCGAGGATGATTCGCAGAGAGTCTTGGTCAGAATCTGCCGCGGCCCTGATTAGTGCTGCTGCGGCAAGCTCCGGAGACTCGAAACCTGTCTGAGAGGTTGAGGGTGCGAAGCTTTTCTGATTCTGCGCCGAAGTGGATTGGGTAACACAAATCAGGCACGCGATGAAGATAGCAGCTGCGCAAACCAGCTTACCGGGGGCTGAACTTGAGATTTTGATTGTCATTGTGTCCTCGCAAGAATGTCGTTAACGCCGCCGTCCACCGCCGCCCGAACGTCCACCGCCGGACCGGCCCATACTAGATGCCCCACGTGAACTACTGGCGCTGGCTGAAGCGCGGTTGCTGCCTCCGCCACCAAATGCGCTGCCCTTGGATCCGGAATCGCGCGAGACGCTCTGATTTCCGATACGATCTCCGCCACCTCCGCGGCTGCCGGAATCACGAGTACCAGCTGAAGCACGATTGCCGCCCATGTAACTCTCGCCGCGATTTCCCGCACCGGACCCGCTGGCGCGATTGCTGACGCCGGCCTGCCCGCGCGACTGCTGGCGCGCGTTCGCCTGCCGCGTGGACATCGAATCTCCACGCGCGGTTCCGCCAAACTTGTTTGCAGTTGCACGATCGGAATAGGGGGCCCCACCGCGGTGCTCCGGATTGTGCTGCCAGTTGCTTTTGCCCTGGGCATTTACCCGATTGCGGTTTCCGCCCTGAATGTTCTGACGATTCGAGTTATTGACGAAATTGTTGTTGTGGTTGATATAGACATTGTTATTGCCGCCCCATCCAGCTCCCCATCCCCATCCCCCGCCTCCCCACGCAGCTCCGACCATCATTCCCACGCCGAACGAGATCGCAGCGCCGGCGGCATAGTAGCCCGGCGGTGGATATGCATAAGCCGGGTACGGGTATGCCGGTGCTCCGTAAACGACCATTGGGTCGTAGGAGGGGACGTACACGACATCCGTCTTGGCAGGTTCGATGACAACGATTGTTTTGTTCTCGACGACTTTGGTTTCAACCTTTTGCTGTTCGCTGCTCTTCAGATTGCCCTTGTCCTTGGCCTTCACGCGCATTCTTTGAACTGCATCCATAACATCGTTCTGCTGTGCAAGGAATGCATTCCCGATATCGGTCGTCCACTTAATATTCTCAGCAAGATTCTTAACCAGGTCCGGGAGTGCAACCAGGGCCTGGACACTCGCGTCCCAGCTTTCCTTTTTCACGGCTTCGATCATCTTGTCCTGGCCCATCTTGCTGTTCTTCTGCATCCATTGGCTCAGTTGCACGATTTCGAGAGGGTAAGTGGATGCAACAAGAATCTGGCTTAGGAGAGGATCGGGATATAGAGCAATTGGAGCCACGAGAGAATCGAGTTGGTCATTCGGGATAGCCGCAGCTTCGGGTGCCGCCTGCTGCTCCTGGACTACTGTCCCAAACGCGAGCGGCTCGGCATAGATCATGAGGCTCATGCATAAAAGCGCCGCAATCCCGCGATTGAATATCTTGAATAACATCCTGAACTCAAAAGATCTTGGCATCATGTGATTGCACCATTCTTCCTGCTGCACTTCGCCGGGAATAGGAACTGCTTTAGTTGCCCTCTAATCGGACAGAAGTGTTCTCAGCAAAGATATGAACCGCGTGTGATCTTTTGCACTGGGAGAATTACTAGAAACACACCTTATTTATGCGATGAGTTCCCAACTCGAGTTCGCACTTAACAAAGTCCTGTGTCCGGTTTCAGCCGAGTTATCCGCATCCTTCTGCGAGTTCGTCCGCTATGACGGAAACCGATCCGATAGAAAATATCGGAGGCTTGGTATCTTGGCGAACTAGGAGTTTTGCCAATGGTAGGCACATCATTTGAACGGCTATTTTGACCGAAGCGTCACAAACGACCAGGCGGACGAAGATGCATCCCAACCTGAAGTGTCTTGTCAAGCGCACAGCGTTGCGCGGCATGGATACCAGGGGACCCACGGGGCGCGGTTTCAAATGAATCCACACACGCCACGAACAGTTAGGTCCAACCCTGCGGAAACTAACCCCTACATGGGGGCGCCAGTCGAGCTGACCAAAGCGCCAAACGGGGCCATCACGAACAAGAAGTTGCTCGATCGCATTGGAGACTTCAGCTGGCTCAAGCCGACGATCGAGAATCCTGCAAAAGGGATATGGGTCTTCGGAGGTTATGCGCTCGCCCCCATGAGTGTCATCGAAGCCGAAGATGGCCTCATCGCGTTCGATACCGGCGATACCAAGCACGACGGCGAATGCATGTTCGAAGCCCTCCGCACGGTTACCAAGAAACCTGTCAAGGCGATCATCTACGGCCACTCGCACCCGGTGGCAGGGGCTGGCGTGCTGGCGGAGGGTAATAAGGACGTGATGGTGATAGGCCACCCGAATCTGAACGAGGTGGTTAAGCAGAATATGGGGACCGGCGGAGCTCCGGCTTTCTATCCAGAAGTGGGTCCCTATCTCACGGCGCGAGCACTGACGCAGTTCAATGCTTACATGCCGAGCGAAGGTCCGGATGCCTATGTGGTGCCAACCAACCTGACCAAGGTTGATTTCGCTTTTCTGCCCGTGAATCGGCCCGTGCAGGACGGCGAGGAGATGACGATCCTGGGGATCAAGCTTAAGTTCTTCACCAAGTATGGTTCAGACGACAAGGTCCATACGACCGTTTGGCTCCCCGACCGCAAGATCGTCTTTACAACGCTTCTCTGGAACGCACCGCCGCAACTGTACCCGCTGCGTGGCGATGTGTTCCGTGACCCAAGGGAGTGGATAGCCGGTCTGAAATTCACGCGTGACCTGAATCCCGAAGTGCTGATCTCTTCAGCGTCCAGGCCGGTCGTCGGTGCCAAGAACGTGCGGGACACGCTGGAGCAATACCTTGACGGTGTGAGCTTCGTCCTCGATCAATCCCTCCGCGGCATCCTGGGCGGGATGGGTCCGGATGAGCTGCGTCACTTCGTTAAGTTTCCAAAGTATCTTGATGAGGCGCCTCCTAACCTCCAGTCCTACGGGGAGATTTCAACGTATCCTCCGGCGATCTATTACCAGACGGTTGGGTGGTATGACAACGACGCAGCGAATCTCAAGCCGCTTGCGCCTGGCGACGAAGCCCGCCGATTGGTGCCGCTTATGGGCGGCCGCGAGAAAGTCCTTGAGGCGGCGCGAGCCGCACTGGACAAGAAGGAATATGCTTGGGCAGCCAAACTCGCCAACCTGCTTTACCTGGTCGACAACCAGGACAAGGATGCGCGCCAACTCAAGGCCGATGCCTTGCGCCAGATGGCCATTGTCTCGACTGGCGCCAACGATCGCGCCCACCTTATGTCGCAAGCACTTGCCCTGGAAGGAAAGACGACGATCGCACGCCTCATCCCGCCGCCAGCGGAGTCCATCATGGCGGCCCCTTCAAAATTCATCGACTACTTCCGTGTTCGAATTGACCCGGCAAAAAGCGACACGACAAACAAGCTCATTCGCTTTGAGTTTTCCGACGGGTCCAAGGCGGGTCTTCATATTCGGCGTGCGGTTGCTGAGTTCATTCCGGAGCCTGAAAAGTACCACCGCAAGCCCGACGTCACGCTGGCGATGTCTGGAGAGACCTGGGTCAAACTCTATTTAAGCCGGGCAACACCGGAAGACTTGATAAGGAGCGGAGAGGTCATGGTCAAAGGCGATACGGCAGAAGCCGCTCGCTTGATCAACTTGTTCGACCGTTACCGACCAGAGAATGCAGTGGTGATTCCACCGGCCTACCTGGACCACGCACACTGAGTCCAGCGCCCGAAGATAGCGATCGATATCCAGAGCAGCGGGATTGGCTGCCGGAATCTCCGTTCTGAACAATTATCCGCGACAGGTTAGGTATATGGTTGTGCCTGTTACCGTCCAACAACGCTGGGGCCGCTACGGTGCTGCTCATGGATAGGCTGGATGTGGTCTATTTCTTGTAGTTTATCTGGACAAACGCATAGCCATATCACAGGATGTATCGCTATGAAAGCGCACATGGTTTTCACCCGGCAACCATTCGCGTCTACGTTCGCAACTCTGGGCGTAATTCTTCTATTGATTCCCGCTGCTCTCGCTGCCCAGGAGTCAACCGAGACAAGCTTTCGGCATTTCGACCTGACACCGCTGTTTGGATACCGCACCCCTGTCAGCTTTGCAATCGAACCCGCTGTCCAGGAAACACATCCGCGACTCGTGTTCGATGGCGGCCCGAGCTACGGAGTTGCTTTTGGAGTACGGTTTCACAATGATGACGTAATTGAGATGAGGTGGGCGAGGCAGGAGTCGCACAGTCATCTGGAAGATGTCAGTGTGTTCTCTTCGCCACAACGAGCGACTCTCGACCAGTAT
This genomic interval carries:
- a CDS encoding OmpA family protein — protein: MKRTPSLLVSAVLVFLAITSAAAQTQQEPSDSQLTTRSVAAIGYQVGESGTKVDLKGTDLMPQARGEAKVEIKDKAASSTIQVWVKDLAPPSKLGAEFLTYVLWIVTPEGRTGNSGEILLNSKQEGSVKVTSPAQTFSLIITAEPYFAVRMPSEMVVLQSEIRKDTKGKIFPVSEYKLMKRAQYQKLGNPLALIPDTQRIPLEVYEARNAVDIAKSNSADKYAPDILSKAEGGLQMTERYLENKAERSTIVSTARQTIQFAEDARALAVQKQEEERIASERDEAAAKAKAEAEAKAAQEAAEAKRKADEEAQRQAELAAAKEEVLRVKEQAAQAEAERNRRAAEQLRAQLLEQFNRILETRDTPRGLVVNLGDVLFDTGKFNLRPEAREKLAKLSGIVLAHPGLTLDIEGHTDSVGSDEFNQKLSEQRASAVRDYLISQNLLDMSVTAKGFGKTQPVADNATPAGRQLNRRVEIIVSGEVIGQKIGT
- a CDS encoding DUF2950 domain-containing protein encodes the protein MTIKISSSAPGKLVCAAAIFIACLICVTQSTSAQNQKSFAPSTSQTGFESPELAAAALIRAAADSDQDSLRIILGPDGNDIVSTGDEVQDKKRISDFIAKANEKKSFEKHKNKAILLVGDDEWPLPIPIVKYKGKWYFDSQSGREEILQRRIGANELDAIAICRGYVDAQKEYATQPHDGVHQYAQKIISSPGKQDGLFWQNADGTPAGPISEAIARAITEGYSLEKKSPYHGYFFKILKGQGPAAPLGRIDFVIDGVMIGGFALIAAPAEYGVTGIKTFMVSHDGLVYQKDLGPDTLKAFADIDLYNPDNSWQPTNDQWPVAKVSVSTNQQ
- a CDS encoding DUF3300 domain-containing protein gives rise to the protein MLFKIFNRGIAALLCMSLMIYAEPLAFGTVVQEQQAAPEAAAIPNDQLDSLVAPIALYPDPLLSQILVASTYPLEIVQLSQWMQKNSKMGQDKMIEAVKKESWDASVQALVALPDLVKNLAENIKWTTDIGNAFLAQQNDVMDAVQRMRVKAKDKGNLKSSEQQKVETKVVENKTIVVIEPAKTDVVYVPSYDPMVVYGAPAYPYPAYAYPPPGYYAAGAAISFGVGMMVGAAWGGGGWGWGAGWGGNNNVYINHNNNFVNNSNRQNIQGGNRNRVNAQGKSNWQHNPEHRGGAPYSDRATANKFGGTARGDSMSTRQANARQQSRGQAGVSNRASGSGAGNRGESYMGGNRASAGTRDSGSRGGGGDRIGNQSVSRDSGSKGSAFGGGGSNRASASASSSRGASSMGRSGGGRSGGGGRRR
- a CDS encoding alkyl sulfatase dimerization domain-containing protein, whose protein sequence is MGAPVELTKAPNGAITNKKLLDRIGDFSWLKPTIENPAKGIWVFGGYALAPMSVIEAEDGLIAFDTGDTKHDGECMFEALRTVTKKPVKAIIYGHSHPVAGAGVLAEGNKDVMVIGHPNLNEVVKQNMGTGGAPAFYPEVGPYLTARALTQFNAYMPSEGPDAYVVPTNLTKVDFAFLPVNRPVQDGEEMTILGIKLKFFTKYGSDDKVHTTVWLPDRKIVFTTLLWNAPPQLYPLRGDVFRDPREWIAGLKFTRDLNPEVLISSASRPVVGAKNVRDTLEQYLDGVSFVLDQSLRGILGGMGPDELRHFVKFPKYLDEAPPNLQSYGEISTYPPAIYYQTVGWYDNDAANLKPLAPGDEARRLVPLMGGREKVLEAARAALDKKEYAWAAKLANLLYLVDNQDKDARQLKADALRQMAIVSTGANDRAHLMSQALALEGKTTIARLIPPPAESIMAAPSKFIDYFRVRIDPAKSDTTNKLIRFEFSDGSKAGLHIRRAVAEFIPEPEKYHRKPDVTLAMSGETWVKLYLSRATPEDLIRSGEVMVKGDTAEAARLINLFDRYRPENAVVIPPAYLDHAH